The proteins below come from a single Lepidochelys kempii isolate rLepKem1 chromosome 20, rLepKem1.hap2, whole genome shotgun sequence genomic window:
- the STAC3 gene encoding SH3 and cysteine-rich domain-containing protein 3 isoform X3, which produces MTERESLAPPASPAPGGKPASRPPGFRRAYSSPLYSNQQYACVRELLSAANRSDPVFETLRTGVIMANKERKKGQDDKKNPLATMMDEDSEPGKHELGKLEAGNPDGDKKAEKSTPDDKNKKPQPGFLQTHYFVALYRFKALEKDDLDFHPGEKITVVDDSNEEWWRGKINEKIGYFPPNFIVRVRAGERVHKVTRSFVGNKEIGQITLKKDQIVVQKGEEVNGYVKVYTGRKMGLFPVDFLEEI; this is translated from the exons ATGACTGAGAGGGAGTCCCTGGCGCCGCCAGCCTCGCCCGCGCCCGGGGGGAAGCCAGCGAGCAGG CCCCCCGGGTTCCGCCGGGCGTACAGCTCCCCCCTCTACAGCAACCAACAATATGCCTGCGTCAGGGAGCTGCTCT CGGCAGCCAATCGCAGCGACCCCGTGTTCGAGACCCTCCGGACGGGCGTCATCATGGCCAACAAGGAGCGAAAGAAAGGGCAGGACGATAAGAAGAAT CCCTTGGCCACCATGATGGACGAGGATTCAGAGCCTGGGAAGCACGAACTGGGCAAACTCGAGGCAG GCAACCCAGACGGGGACAAGAAGGCAGAGAAAAGCACCCCCGACGACAAG AACAAGAAGCCCCAGCCCGGCTTCCTGCAGACTCATTACTTCGTGGCGCTTTATCGCTTCAAAGCCCTGGAGAAGGACGACCTGGATTTCCa CCCGGGGGAGAAGATCACGGTGGTGGATGACTCCAACGAGGAGTGGTGGCGG gggaagatcAATGAGAAAATTGGCTACTTCCCCCCGAACTTCATCGTCCGGGTGCGAGCGGGCGAGCGGGTTCACAAGGTCACCAGGTCCTTCGTGGGTAACAAGGAGATCGGGCAGATCACGCTGAAGAAGGATCAG aTCGTGGTGCAGAAGGGGGAGGAAGTGAACGGGTACGTCAAGGTCTACACCGGCCGCAAGATGGGGCTCTTCCCCGTCGACTTCCTGGAGGAGATCTGA
- the STAC3 gene encoding SH3 and cysteine-rich domain-containing protein 3 isoform X1 translates to MPQFPPGGGVSVSEVPSVSPPPPAPQLQALKQLFLRRPKEEPPAEPQPNGELVSPTGGPLYYFYEEEEEEEEPEPPPEPQKPVNDKPHKFKDQYFKKPKFCDVCARMIVLNNKFGLRCKNCKTSIHQHCQSYVEMQRCFGKIPPGFRRAYSSPLYSNQQYACVRELLSAANRSDPVFETLRTGVIMANKERKKGQDDKKNPLATMMDEDSEPGKHELGKLEAGNPDGDKKAEKSTPDDKNKKPQPGFLQTHYFVALYRFKALEKDDLDFHPGEKITVVDDSNEEWWRGKINEKIGYFPPNFIVRVRAGERVHKVTRSFVGNKEIGQITLKKDQIVVQKGEEVNGYVKVYTGRKMGLFPVDFLEEI, encoded by the exons atgcctcagtttcccccgggGGGGGGCGTCAGTGTCTCCGAGGTGCCcagtgtctcccccccccccccggccccccagctCCAGGCGCTGAAGCAGCTGTTCCTGCGGAGGCCCAAGGAGGAGCCACCGGCAGAACCGCAGCCCAATGGGGAGCTGGTCAGCCCCACGGGGGGGCCCCTCTACTACTTctacgaggaggaggaggaggaggaggagcctgaGCCGCCCCCCGAGCCCCAGAAGCCCGTCAACGACAAGCCCCACAAGTTCAAGGATCAGTACTTCAAAAAGCCCAAGTTCTGTGATGTCTGCGCCCGCATGATTGTCc tgaaCAACAAGTTTGGCCTGAGATGCAAGAACTGCAAAACCAGCATCCACCAGCACTGCCAGTCCTACGTGGAGATGCAGCGCTGCTTCGGGAAGATC CCCCCCGGGTTCCGCCGGGCGTACAGCTCCCCCCTCTACAGCAACCAACAATATGCCTGCGTCAGGGAGCTGCTCT CGGCAGCCAATCGCAGCGACCCCGTGTTCGAGACCCTCCGGACGGGCGTCATCATGGCCAACAAGGAGCGAAAGAAAGGGCAGGACGATAAGAAGAAT CCCTTGGCCACCATGATGGACGAGGATTCAGAGCCTGGGAAGCACGAACTGGGCAAACTCGAGGCAG GCAACCCAGACGGGGACAAGAAGGCAGAGAAAAGCACCCCCGACGACAAG AACAAGAAGCCCCAGCCCGGCTTCCTGCAGACTCATTACTTCGTGGCGCTTTATCGCTTCAAAGCCCTGGAGAAGGACGACCTGGATTTCCa CCCGGGGGAGAAGATCACGGTGGTGGATGACTCCAACGAGGAGTGGTGGCGG gggaagatcAATGAGAAAATTGGCTACTTCCCCCCGAACTTCATCGTCCGGGTGCGAGCGGGCGAGCGGGTTCACAAGGTCACCAGGTCCTTCGTGGGTAACAAGGAGATCGGGCAGATCACGCTGAAGAAGGATCAG aTCGTGGTGCAGAAGGGGGAGGAAGTGAACGGGTACGTCAAGGTCTACACCGGCCGCAAGATGGGGCTCTTCCCCGTCGACTTCCTGGAGGAGATCTGA
- the STAC3 gene encoding SH3 and cysteine-rich domain-containing protein 3 isoform X2 — protein sequence MTERESLAPPASPAPGGKPASRLQALKQLFLRRPKEEPPAEPQPNGELVSPTGGPLYYFYEEEEEEEEPEPPPEPQKPVNDKPHKFKDQYFKKPKFCDVCARMIVLNNKFGLRCKNCKTSIHQHCQSYVEMQRCFGKIPPGFRRAYSSPLYSNQQYACVRELLSAANRSDPVFETLRTGVIMANKERKKGQDDKKNPLATMMDEDSEPGKHELGKLEAGNPDGDKKAEKSTPDDKNKKPQPGFLQTHYFVALYRFKALEKDDLDFHPGEKITVVDDSNEEWWRGKINEKIGYFPPNFIVRVRAGERVHKVTRSFVGNKEIGQITLKKDQIVVQKGEEVNGYVKVYTGRKMGLFPVDFLEEI from the exons ATGACTGAGAGGGAGTCCCTGGCGCCGCCAGCCTCGCCCGCGCCCGGGGGGAAGCCAGCGAGCAGG ctCCAGGCGCTGAAGCAGCTGTTCCTGCGGAGGCCCAAGGAGGAGCCACCGGCAGAACCGCAGCCCAATGGGGAGCTGGTCAGCCCCACGGGGGGGCCCCTCTACTACTTctacgaggaggaggaggaggaggaggagcctgaGCCGCCCCCCGAGCCCCAGAAGCCCGTCAACGACAAGCCCCACAAGTTCAAGGATCAGTACTTCAAAAAGCCCAAGTTCTGTGATGTCTGCGCCCGCATGATTGTCc tgaaCAACAAGTTTGGCCTGAGATGCAAGAACTGCAAAACCAGCATCCACCAGCACTGCCAGTCCTACGTGGAGATGCAGCGCTGCTTCGGGAAGATC CCCCCCGGGTTCCGCCGGGCGTACAGCTCCCCCCTCTACAGCAACCAACAATATGCCTGCGTCAGGGAGCTGCTCT CGGCAGCCAATCGCAGCGACCCCGTGTTCGAGACCCTCCGGACGGGCGTCATCATGGCCAACAAGGAGCGAAAGAAAGGGCAGGACGATAAGAAGAAT CCCTTGGCCACCATGATGGACGAGGATTCAGAGCCTGGGAAGCACGAACTGGGCAAACTCGAGGCAG GCAACCCAGACGGGGACAAGAAGGCAGAGAAAAGCACCCCCGACGACAAG AACAAGAAGCCCCAGCCCGGCTTCCTGCAGACTCATTACTTCGTGGCGCTTTATCGCTTCAAAGCCCTGGAGAAGGACGACCTGGATTTCCa CCCGGGGGAGAAGATCACGGTGGTGGATGACTCCAACGAGGAGTGGTGGCGG gggaagatcAATGAGAAAATTGGCTACTTCCCCCCGAACTTCATCGTCCGGGTGCGAGCGGGCGAGCGGGTTCACAAGGTCACCAGGTCCTTCGTGGGTAACAAGGAGATCGGGCAGATCACGCTGAAGAAGGATCAG aTCGTGGTGCAGAAGGGGGAGGAAGTGAACGGGTACGTCAAGGTCTACACCGGCCGCAAGATGGGGCTCTTCCCCGTCGACTTCCTGGAGGAGATCTGA